Part of the Ciona intestinalis chromosome 6, KH, whole genome shotgun sequence genome, attcaaaaataaaacactttgaCAAAATTTACCCCGTAGCGGATAAAATACATGGCTAAATTAGAAATTTTAGGTCATTTGTATGCgcaaatatgttaaaataataaattgtcaTAATAACATGACTTAAACATGACCTAACATAACTTCATGTCGTACTCTCTTCGTCTGTATTGCTTACAATGTTACCGTATATGCCTAGTCCAATTTGAGAATCAGATTGTCGAACTGTTAATAGAGAAGTTTAATTCAAGtatgattgaatgaataaataaacttgtttgACCCTTGCATGATTTACATTACATACCCTCTCTTGACATGTTAGAAGTATTGTTACTGTTTCTATTTGTTCTTTTTGAACTTGGTGCTGATCTAAAGAGATAAATGCATACAGTTAACTTAGTTGCAGATTTATCAACTGTTATTAATATCAGTATACgcatcaaatataaaaataactgaaGCCATAACaccctgtattttaaaattgtattaccAAAACAGCAATTCTTATTTATACCTTTAAAAACGATAGCAATCAAATTATTAAAGGGAATAAACAGCAAAACGATAGTCATTAAAATACACTAGAGATAGAAAATTATTGAAAAGGGCATCAGTTAAACGCATGCCTGTTATTCCCAACATTATTGTAATAACCAAAACatacaatattaaacaataccTTTTCTTCTTGACACAGCAGCAAATAGTCACTGCAATAATTAGCAGTACAAAACCACCCAATGTACCAGCTACTATTGGTATCCATGTTTTATCTAGTTTCAGATGAAGTGGAAAACGTTTAGTAATTTGAATTTAGAGCACTCTGTAGGTAATATTAATCTATAAcaatttgtatgttttattcttttcaatacattaaagtaatatatcaggtaaaagtttaatttcatGCTTTGGTATTTGTTTTGCATGTATGTTTCTGTTAAACACATGTGTATTACCACCTTTATTATTGAGATAGACTTGCTATATTACCTATTTGACAAGTTGTCCCTTCGTAGCCTTTCTTACATTCACACTTAAAACCAGTTACAGCAGCATGTTGACATGTTCCTCCATGCTGACATATTTCCAAATCacaaatatctaaatatagatatatatatttataaaatctgTGAAAGTGTGTGATCTATTTGGGCTGCAAACTTGCAATTATTACCTGTTTCACAATTTGCGCCGTTAAAACCCACTGGACAACTGCATATATGTCCACTATCAGTTCCAACACAAGTTCCACCATTTTGACAAGAATTAGAGGCGCATAAGTCTGTGAAaccacattttaatttttatacgTACAACCTTCAAGTATCACTAATAGAAAAATGCTAAGTTAACATTGTATGAAGTATATAGGTCACCTATTTCACATCTTGAACCAATATATCCAGACTGGCATTCACACTTAGCTTCACTACTTGTTTGGATGCAATTCCCACCATTTTTACAAGTGTCCTTCCTGCATAGCTCtgcaaaataatttgtaaaagaGCCCAGTGAGATGTAAAATGAAGATTCTTTAACTTTGGAGAGTTTATGATAAAAACACCATAGCTTGGCAATGTGTTAAATAATGTAGCTTTTACTTTGTTACATTACGTATATTATAACTACCCTTACATTACGTATATTATAACTACCCTCTATTGCCCGCCGTNNNNNNNNNNNNNNNNNNNNNNNNNNNNNNNNNNNNNNNNNNNNNNNNNNACATTCAGCACGTATTCACCTGTTTCACAATATGTACCAATAACTCCAACAGGACAATCGCATTTATATCCACCATTCGTTCCAATACATGTACCACTGTTCTTACATGGGTTTGGATGACAATGGTCATCTGTAATCACAACATTACtacttattatttaattaactataaaagtttttacctCTTTGGCAAATGTAGTTTTTTGGGTTAAACGTAAAATCATCTCCCCATGCTCCAAATATGTTTGGATATTCTGGCATATCATCaaagttataaacataaactgCAACATTTGAACTACCATTAGGGTCCAGGGGCGAATACCAGTTTTCATATTCATCATACATGCCACTACCATCGCTCCATTTCCAGTTGTGTTTGTTTGACATTGAACCTCCTTGACTAACTTTGCAACTGCCACTACAAGACCCTCCAATCCAGTAACCTCTAAACAAATCACTCCATGCCTCATTTGGTTTATGCTTCCACAGTTCAATTTGGTGTTGTATTGCACTCTGTATTTCTACAGTATTAATTATTGCCAGTTTTCCACCTTCCTTTACACAAGCAGTGTTCGCATCATTGTGATCAAGTCTTCCATTTTGATCATCAAACCGatacaacaaatattccaCATCGGCAACGAAAACAGATGTTGAATCAGctgttaaacaacaaattctAAACTTAGTTTATATaactacacaaaaaaattaaattacctTAAGTTGTTATGATCAGTAGCAAatttttccttatttttttacactcaTTTTGTTTAGTCTGAGCTTGTGGTATATAAAGAAAAGTGTAACTTACCAGTTTCACAATTTCCACCACTAAACCCGGGCTTACAATGACAAGTATAACTTCCACTAGATGTTGACTGATATGTACCACCATTCTGACAGGGGTCTGAATTACCAGGTTTATCTGTAATCATATCATTagtatataatgttttattacctATAACAGAGTTTACCTCTTTGGCAAATGTAGTTCTTGTAGCTATGGAGATCATCATCTCCCCATGCTCCAAATATGTTTTGATATTCTGGCATATCatcaaagttataaatatatgctGCCTGATTGGAACCACCATTAGGGTCCAGAGGTGAGTACCAGTTTGTGTATCCACCAAACATATCAAAACCATTGTTCCATTTCCAGCTTGGTTCGTTTGCCACTAAACCTCCTTGACTAACTTTGCAATTGTAGCTACAAGACCCTCCAATCCAGTAACCTCTGTACAAACCCTTCCAACCATCATTTGGGTAATGCTTCCACAGTTcaagttgttgttgtattgcATTCTGTATATTTGCATCGTTAATTATTGCCAGTTTTTCACCTTCGTGTGCACAAGCTGTATATGCGTCATAATAATTAAGCCTTCCATTTTGATTATCAAACCGATGCAACAAATATTCCAAGTCACCAATGACAACAGATGTTGGGTTAGATGCTAAACAACAAGGTTTAAACttagttatatataacataccataatttgtttatttcttcggatacggtagcgaagatcgGGTAAATTAgcacaacaaagagaagggtATGCTGCAGGTGAAAActacttaaataaaagtattagATAAGGCGTGCCTGCTAAACCTATATTACAGTATTAATTAACTCATATtgagttgtatttaattaaaacaaaatataaggACATAAAAAGCCTCACAATTACCTTTAGCTGTTATGACCAGAAGCAAACTGATGAAACCTTTAAATTTTCCTCCATGCATTTTTGTACGATTGTTGATTAGTTTGAACTGATTTAAAGAATACATAACTTTTGATACTAATTCATTTTGCTAAAATGAAAGGTTGCTGATGTGTGTTTACTTAAACACATTGTTTGTACAGTATATTTACTTGCCCAATTTACCAACGCCATTTACTAATCNNNNNNNNNNNNNNNNNNNNNNNNNNNNNNNNNNNNNNNNNNNNNNNNNNNNNNNNNNNNNNNNNNNNNNNNNNNNNNNNNNNNNNNNNNNNNNNNNNNNNNNNNNNNNNNNNNNNNNNNNNNNNNNNNNNNNNNNNNNNNNNNNNNNNNNNNNNNNNNNNNNNNNNNNNNNNNNNNNNNNNNNNNNNNNNNNNNNNNNNNNNNNNNNNNNNNNNNNNNNNNNNNNNNNNNNNNNNNNNNNNNNNNNNNNNNNNNNNNNNNNNNNNNNNNNNNNNNNNNNNNNNNNNNNNNNNNNNNNNNNNNNNNNNNNNNNNNNNNNNNNNNNNNNNNNNNNNNNNNNNNNNNNNNNNNNNNNNNNNNNNNNNNNNNNNNNNNNNNNNNNNNNNNNNNNNNNNNNNNNNNNNNNNNNNNNNNNNNNNNNNNNNNNNNNNNNNNNNNNNNNNNNNNNNNNNNNNNNNNNNNNNNNNNNNNNNNNNNNNNNNNNNNNNNNNNNNNNNNNNGCAACTTAATTGTTGATTAATTTTCACAAAAGTGCAACGTAATTAGCAACATTAtcaacccacaaagtaacatacatagtaacctgtaagctggcacgaggtgtacgaaacagaacacccaatgtttaacgaatgtcgttttcatttatttattcaatattaatATCAAAGAGATTATTTGTAAGCAGATAAATTGAAATGATTTAGTATAAATcaaaacactcatgttataataagGCCAAGCTAAGACAAAagaaatttcattcatttttctttgCATGAAACTGCTGTTGTATAacactgttgttttttattagcACCTGGACAACCAACCATGAACACCGATGTAGGACCAGACATATATTACAATGTTCATACATACGCTAACATTGCACAAACTACTGATGAAGGGGACTACGTTACTTTGTCTTGAAAGTTAAACTTAAGAtacaatagggtgggggaagatagaacactttttcattctattttcttgtcccatttggtagtaaaccaagaacatttataaaattataaaactttatcctcacaactcccatggactgttgttaaatgtttaaaacatgatcaggatatttggataatatgttctaaaggtgtcccatcttacccacactactatacattttattcGCTGAACTTTTTGGGGTAAACTTTGACGGCgttattgttttgaatttgtatTTATGGTTTATCTTCACccttataattttatttcactGCATATTTTATGTTCTTTTTAATCAATCTTCATAATTTCAAGTTGCATACAATCAATGCTAATtgtcttgttgttttttaccatTCATATTAAAAGCCCAAcccatttatatataaagtgCAATGTaatattgtgttgtttatctaattataatatgtattaaaataatcattgtttacaaagttttatagcAAACTGTAGCTTTGTTCTTCGTTACCGTATTCGGCAAGACGaataaaaatggtaaaattttgaaaataacttGAACTCAAAATACCTGatttaatgatttatttaattaaaccacTATActgaatgttatttatacaacacagcttaaagtatttatatacattacttAAGATTAAGCGTGCGaataaaacaggttttatAATGCTAGCTTTAAAGgctttttatgttgtttaggATATTGCAAGCTTcataaaaactgaaaacagaacagttataaacttaaaatggcTGTTTAACTTTGTTGCATTGTAACCTaaattacatttgtatttatattggCACACCAATCTAAGTTAAGTAGGCCATATTACAGGTgtgttatataataaatagcAAGCTatataaaaactgaaaaaagcACAGTATAAAACCCAAAATCAAGTATGCATACAAACAGGTGTATTTAGGATATAGCAATCTGTATAAAAACTGAACAACAGCACAATTTAAAACCCCAAATCAAGTAAGAATATAAACAAGGGTGTTTGGGATATAGcaagtttatataaatataataacagcattgattttaacttaaaatcattaaaatagctgtgtttaaaacattacaagtCTTAATCAACagcattgtttttttaacttaaatctCTGTTTAGCAAAAAAAGCATTGTTATTATGTCCCaaaggtaaaataattttctaagACTGTGATAATAGATGATACCTTATGTATTGATTAACCGagtaaatgtaaaacattgtAGACAGCTTTATTTACATGAACCATTATAGATTACGATGTACACAGTGCATACAACAAcagtattgttttaaacctaaaatctCACTCTaccaaaaaacaattgttattaCGCCGTAAAGGTAACTTTTAAGTCTGTAATCATAAATGTAACCTTTTGTATTGATTCTTATGTAGATATAAAACATTGTATGCGGCTTTGTTTACACAAACCTTGATAGCTTATGATGTACGTAGTGCATATATTATCTGTCTTACCACAGAGGGCTATGCAAACAAACTGTAAAAGGCAACCTGGGCTCATAAATCTTGTTGTCTCCGctgtatttaaacacaaaacgaAAGTGATCAACTATGTTAGTTCTGCTTAGCGCTGGAAGTATATACTGGGTTTTATATTGGGATATTTAGGCGTAAAGAAATCTAATTAGAAATGCATGAAGGAACAATTCTAGTTGTCGTTACTTTGCTGTTGGTTGTAACAACGcaaggtaagttacattaaaactaaatgattattttcataagtttaaaacttgaatttttACAGCTAACCCAGCAACTGTTGTCGTTGGCGACTTGGAATATGTGTTGTATAAGTTTGATGGCACAACTGGAAAGCTTGGTTACAATGATGCAAATGCTGCTTGTGTAAATATTAGTGGTGAGCTTGCTATAATTAATGATGTGGGTATACAAGATGCAATACAACCGCTTTTACAAACTGATGCTGGTACAACTAGTTGGGAAATGGGTTATTGGATTGGTGGATATTGTACCAGCTATTGCAATGCTGCTTCCAACTCTGGCAGACAAAAAAACTGGAAATGGAGCAATGGTAGTAGAATGTATGATGGCTACACAAACTGGTATTCAATCCTAGAACCAAATGGAGATTCAAATGTTGGAGcatatgtttataactttaatgaTATGGGAGGATATTCAAATACGTTTGGAACATGGGGAGATGATGATGTTAATACCCTTAAGAACTACATTTGCCAAAGACGTAAACTGTGTTATAGTTAACTAATTATTAGGTACTAATGTTGTGATTACAGATAACAATTGTAATCAAAATCTATGTCATAACGGTGGTACTTGTGTAAATACAGCCACTGGTAGTTACACTTGTCACTGTCTACCTGGCTTCGGTAAACCAAATTGTAAAACAGGTAAGTTCGCACCAAAacccattttattttcacttaTTGATGAGTAGACGCAACAagattttacctttaaaataatattttacagagtATTGCAACCCTAATCCTTGTCAGAATGGTGGAACTTGTACTGGAATCGATGGTGGATATGCATGTGATTGCCAAGTGGGATTTATTGGTACAAACTGTACAACAGGTGATAAAGATATACCACGTTTAGTTTAAgcgtttttatattattattttaaaattattaagtttttgaataaatgagtGTAGTTTATATAGATTTAAGGGTTGttggtttttgtttgtgtcacaatttggataacccattaggTGAATTAATATGGTTAAGTATCTttctcaaggacacatacgcccacaattgtGGCAGCATCCCTTGAACTCATAACCTATAAAGGCAAGCGCTATGTCATTTTGAAACtggtaaataattttgtttcacagaTTTATGCAAACCCAGTCCTTGTCAAAATGGTGGAACTTGTATTGGAACGAATGGTGGTTATAAATGTAATTGCCCAGTTGGAGTGGTTGGTACATATTGTGAAAACAGGTGAATTACTCACTATACAAAACAAGTAATTAAAAAAGGCTTCATGTTAAACTGTTTATCTAGTTTTACTGTACTAGAAACACAGACAACATTAGTTGNNNNNNNNNNNNNNNNNNNNNNNNNNNNNNNNNNNNNNNNNNNNNNNNNNACAGTGCACAGtaatagatatatattctatttacaaatttaataaactacaCCATGGTTTACTGCTCACAATTCTGTcaacaatgtaaaaatatttcaactttttattcaCAGATTTATGCAACCCTAGTCCATGTGAAAACGGCGGAACTTGTGATAGACTTGATGGTGATTATCAATGTGATTGCCCACTTGGAGTGGTTGATAGAAATTGTACAACAGGTAAAGTGAAAAGAGTTGCTAATACTTATTGCTTGGTCATGAAAAACTCTACATTATTCATGCTTTTTGACACTAATTCTTTTCGTAAATGGTGTATTGTATAGTTATGCTTTATTACAGATTTATGCGACTCTAGTCCTTGTCAAAATGATGGAACTTGCATTGGGACTGATGGTggatatgaatgtaactgccAGGGTGGATATAACGGCACATATTGTGGAACAGGTAAGCCAGAAACACTGTTTACTAGAATATATCTATAATTCTTGCTACAACAGGAAGGCTTTAAAGTAACATAGTAGGTTTTGGAAACATAGTAAATGTTTTCATCCCCtttatcgtcacatttggtagtaaataaaaaaattatttacaaaatgataaaacggtatcctcacgactctaaaagagcattgttaattggtaaaaacacgattaggaaacatgggatattatcagtatccatcttactccgcagtattatacaatatatttgtgtAGCAATGATTAATCTTTTAATGGGACATTCAAGGTTGTTACCCTCTAAACTACACCACTAAGTACAAGCCTACACAAGTTACTTTTACTGTTGTTTGATCTATATAGTTAAAATTAATCAAGGTTGTTTGGGTGGCTGTAAAACAAGCCTGGCACAAATCATACACACACTGGCACATTAAGAGACACATTACTTTTACTGCTGTTTGATCTGCATAGTTAAAGTTAATCTTTAATCATATTTAGGACGAATAACAAGACAAGCCTGGCctaaatcatatatatactgGCACATTAAGCTCcacatatagaatggaatggGGAATAGTCAACCCTGTACCAATGTAATAAAAATGGTGTAATGTAATAATTAACCTcacacacatatagaatattatTACTGTACTTTACATACAAGAATCCTTAAACTATATGAACATCAGATCAGAGTCAGATTCGCAGATTTACTATAAGTCTGTAGCAATGTATTCATATTATGGAGTAACTTTACTTTTTCTAATACACAGatctatgtaactttaaaacttgTCAAAATGGCGGCACTTGTCAGAATACAGGAGATGCAATCAACTGTAATTGTGTAGCAGGATTCTATGGAAATGATTGTGAAAATAGTAAGACAACTTGCATATATACAAATTCCACTTTAACCTAATGAAAACTATTCCATTACAGCACCATGCACATCGGGCCCATGTCAAAACATGGGGACCTGCAGTATAAACCCTCCAGGGTATACTTGTAACTGTGGGGATGGCTATATAGGAACAGATTGTGAAACAGgtttcattttaatatatattttttagctaGAGTCAATATAAGCAAATGATTCATACTGTCTAGCTAGGCTTGACAATATTATTGTGGCCCTTtctgggttgtctaaattgtcagccatatggaaaaacattcacccacaaagttacatacgtgataacttgtaagaaacagaacatttgtgttataacaacttgccctgccatgcaggataaataagttacatacattgtaactcgtaagcaggaacgaggtgtatgaaacacccgtgttatatgactgtcgtttctttgccatgcgaagataaaaaagttacatacatttatattttagaccTATGCAAAGTTGGTACTTGTGAAAATGAAGGGACTTGCAACAGAATGCCTGGAAACTTTAGCTGTACCTGCTTGCCAGCTTATGAAGGACGGCAGTGCTCAATTGGTAAAACaatcataataatatatacctTAACACAGCGTATATTAACTTTATGGTATTTAAACAGTGCATCCTATATTAACAGTAAAGATATAAAGtgactgtaataaattccgaatctgaccctgatctgatgctcatagagttgaacgattcttgtgtaaagaaatatagTAAGAATCTGGTTCTACGAACACGTAATCGACCAAATCAAATCCTACCAATTGTATAatgaaagaaatatataatggCAACGCCTAAATGGGAACATCAGTCTCTGCAAAAGAAGGATAGAATAATACAGAATGAATATACGTAATCCAAAAACAAACCATGtcaaaaatatgttaacaaTACATTAAGTCATGagtttaaaagttactttACATTTTCAGCCACTTTTTCTTTGAATGCACAAGGAACATGTGCTGTACATGTAAACGACAAAGCCGTGACATTCGAAAATGCAAAATCAAACTGTGTTAGTTTGAATGGTGCATTGCTTATCATAAAGGATGAAAACACACAACATTGGACAGAACAAGTTGTTCAAACTATTTATCCCAACTCTAAGGCTGCTGGTTCTATATATTGGATTGGGGGGCAAAACGAAACAGGTGAGGATGatataaagatataaataaatataaattgctcgtttgtctgctaggcgtagagaccacgcttattttcttcataatgtaaatatgttttaactgtaagcctGTTTcaccaactgttgttttgtcgctatatcctgtcttttcaattgaaatattttttaatcttcacTAAtctaattgaagagacaaataaagttattattattattgttatatcaaaaaaattgtcaGGGTGGAAATGGTTAGACGGTAGCGATATACCCACATCCTCTAATGAAGATGGATTTCAAAATTGGTTGAAATCAGATGATGCCCCAACAAAAGAATGCTTAAGTATGACGTACCCATTTAACAATGACTCGTTAAAATGGACAAACGAAAACTGTGGAATGAGCGCAGGGTATATATGCGAGAGAACAGGTGAAATATTTAGTTGGAG contains:
- the LOC113474308 gene encoding neurogenic locus notch homolog protein 1-like isoform X1 — encoded protein: MYSLNQFKLINNRTKMHGGKFKGFISLLLVITAKASNPTSVVIGDLEYLLHRFDNQNGRLNYYDAYTACAHEGEKLAIINDANIQNAIQQQLELWKHYPNDGWKGLYRGYWIGGSCSYNCKVSQGGLVANEPSWKWNNGFDMFGGYTNWYSPLDPNGGSNQAAYIYNFDDMPEYQNIFGAWGDDDLHSYKNYICQRDKPGNSDPCQNGGTYQSTSSGSYTCHCKPGFSGGNCETADSTSVFVADVEYLLYRFDDQNGRLDHNDANTACVKEGGKLAIINTVEIQSAIQHQIELWKHKPNEAWSDLFRGYWIGGSCSGSCKVSQGGSMSNKHNWKWSDGSGMYDEYENWYSPLDPNGSSNVAVYVYNFDDMPEYPNIFGAWGDDFTFNPKNYICQRDDHCHPNPCKNSGTCIGTNGGYKCDCPVGVIGTYCETELCRKDTCKNGGNCIQTSSEAKCECQSGYIGSRCEIDLCASNSCQNGGTCVGTDSGHICSCPVGFNGANCETDICDLEICQHGGTCQHAAVTGFKCECKKGYEGTTCQIDKTWIPIVAGTLGGFVLLIIAVTICCCVKKKRSAPSSKRTNRNSNNTSNMSREVRQSDSQIGLGIYGNIVSNTDEESTT
- the LOC113474308 gene encoding sushi, nidogen and EGF-like domain-containing protein 1 isoform X2; the encoded protein is MYSLNQFKLINNRTKMHGGKFKGFISLLLVITAKASNPTSVVIGDLEYLLHRFDNQNGRLNYYDAYTACAHEGEKLAIINDANIQNAIQQQLELWKHYPNDGWKGLYRGYWIGGSCSYNCKVSQGGLVANEPSWKWNNGFDMFGGYTNWYSPLDPNGGSNQAAYIYNFDDMPEYQNIFGAWGDDDLHSYKNYICQRDKPGNSDPCQNGGTYQSTSSGSYTCHCKPGFSGGNCETADSTSVFVADVEYLLYRFDDQNGRLDHNDANTACVKEGGKLAIINTVEIQSAIQHQIELWKHKPNEAWSDLFRGYWIGGSCSGSCKVSQGGSMSNKHNWKWSDGSGMYDEYENWYSPLDPNGSSNVAVYVYNFDDMPEYPNIFGAWGDDFTFNPKNYICQRDDHCHPNPCKNSGTCIGTNGGYKCDCPVGVIGTYCETDICDLEICQHGGTCQHAAVTGFKCECKKGYEGTTCQIDKTWIPIVAGTLGGFVLLIIAVTICCCVKKKRSAPSSKRTNRNSNNTSNMSREVRQSDSQIGLGIYGNIVSNTDEESTT